The nucleotide window AAATGGAAATatggaaataaaagaaatagcGATTGATGATGAAGAcaattttaatgaaaaaaaacatgaacATGTGCAGGAAGAAattgaaataataaataaaataataaatgataaaattaataataaaatatttaaagttaataatataaaaagaaatatatatataaataattattattttagtCATTTATATTTGCATATAGAAAAAGACCAAAAATCTAAcaacaaaatatatgataaatatgttattaaTTTATGCACAAATGAAAATACTGACCATTTTGACaaaattgatatatatacaaatatgaAAAGAGAACATTTATTAGATTTgcacataaaatatattccaaTTGATTTgttaaaatggaaaaatttATCTCAtcatgaaaaagaaaaattactCATCCAAAAATtgattgaaaaaaatgagcaTGTACAATATTTTGCATGAccatgttcataatttttatgtgtaATTGTACAGGTAAATTTGTATTGTTTCATatgaacatttttttttttttttttttttttcataaagaCGTTACAATATATCCAAATGATAAATCATTAATTAaagtttttattaaataatgtttaaaaatggtaaaaaaaaaaattaaaattcgaaaaaaaaaaaaaattaaaaggagTTAACCAGTATATATAGGATCGATTTTGGATAAAGAATCATACAATCCTATTTTTTAAgaataaacaaaatgaaagaaagttgaaaaaaaaatcaaatatatttattatctttCCTATTTCAATAATTGATTACATAAATAATAGGAGAATTGGAAAATTATggaatagaaaaaaaaaaatatatgtaccatcttaaacatataaaatttgatttaatttaaaaGTCTTCAGGATATTCATCATCATAATCTTCTTCATCATAAGAAAGATCGCCATATATCATATCAACTTcatctttataatttttaattgaatttttaacttcatttggtttttttttatttacaagAGATTctctttgttttttttctcttttatcAATCATATCTTGAATTTTTCTATTAAGACTTATTAATTCTTTATTTCCTAATTTCATTTCACTTGCTTGTAAAATTATTGATATAAACCTTTCAATAGCAACACTTTTTGcattactttttttaattctaaaTGCTAATATCTCTCCTAAGTGTTCACAATCTTTTATAGAGTTTAACGGTGTACTTTCAAGTGTAACTATTTTTTCTTGggctttatttttattcatatttttattttcattatctttatttatttttttatttttatttggatTATCACTTATATCTAAAAAATCAGCAATATCATCCATATTATTTtcgaatatttttttttgaatttcatcattttcatttttaattgttGTGTTCAAATCTTCTCgtttttcttcttcatcaTCATTTAACCATTCAGACCAATCGTCGACTACCTCATCTTTTATAgctacaaaaaaaattaaaaaaattaaaaaaattaaaaaaattaaaaaaatgaaaaaaatgaaaatgtatACATCggtaatgataataatgatgatgatggtGATGTTGCTTAGTTTGGAATATCGAGTTATAACTTAGTAgggaaaatatatcaaacataaaattatgtatatgtatatgtatattttttttttttttttttttttataaatgtgtGACTAAGACTAGCCAAAAATGTTGTTATAAGTTCATAAGCTTAcccattttgttttataataagagaaatatatccaaacaaattatttattttattttatcacaATATGATGATGATCTTGATTCcctaaataataataataataaccagggaaaaattgtaaaatccGAATTTTACAAATTGCAATTTGtcaatattaatacataagTTGTGcttgaaaaattattatactatTTTTGCTGCATATGATTATACtatgattattattatattattactattatattattatattattactattatattattatattattattattatattatgatTATATTGTGATTATATTgtgattattattatgatattattttttttttttttttttttttatatgtacatgCTTATGCTTGATAGTTTTTTctctacattataataatatatgcgGAAAAAAAAGTGgtaaatattttactaatatataaataatttactaatatgtaaataatttactaattatgtaaataatttactaattatgtaataaaaattgatatttttaattatctACAAAATTGTAAATCTGTTCTTTGAAACATTTACTCTCTAGGACACtctatatataaaacttattttttatttggaaaaaaataaaaaaatgttttaaatatttatattgtatatatataaaacatgcACCATTTATGTCATATTAGTTTCGTTGAAAACTGATTGTATTAAAGAAAGAACGAAATAAGAAAGAACGAAATAAGAAAGAACGAAAAAagtcttttaattttttatataaattataattaaaaaaatatataacttttttttttttttggaactatatttatatattcaaaaagTGTGAGATTTATGTTTtaggaaaataaataataaaaagaaaaggtgtatatattatggacagtttttaaatttctatattttatttttttaaatatgataaGAGAGGgttatacaaaataaaaataacataatgTTACTAAACAATCAAATGGTAAAATAACGAAATTAGcaaaatgataatatgtttaattatagtTATACACAATTtgcattatattttatcCATTTGTGTATTCCTAATTTTAGtttgtatcatatatatttaaaaaatatattattttttattttattaacttttattaaaaatgagtaaatatcaaaaatacaaatttgttTGGAACAggttgaaataaaaattgtgtttaaattatataaagagTAATATATCTAcaagtttttattttgtacttgtaattttttaaatcaaatttaaataggaataaaaaaaaaatgaaaaaaagtgataatatgttgttttaatttttcagcTACAACAAAATTGTAATATAATTACAATAAGTACGTTTGTAAATTAGCTAAAAGGGAAAAATACCAAAAAatgttgtatatattttaaatatttatatattttatatactctattttgtatattctatttatatattgtaGAGTATTAAGTgggatttattttttggaaaaGTTGGCtatttattgttaataaaataaaaaatatttttatttttatttttatttttatttttatttttattgtcatTGCTTTTCCATTTATTGTAACATTcttaattataatttgaaataaaatgaactaaagaataaaaatattatatagtgGCACCTACCCCCTATAGCACTCGCTTTATTTTAGGCACAAAATTTTAGCAGCTAAAATAAAacgtaataaaataaaacgtAATAACATAAAACGTAATAACATAAAACGTaataacataataaaatataattacatgtataataaataaatagtatGTACTTATTACTGCTTATATGCACTgtgttatatttaaaaaataatcacgTTAAATTAAGTATCAATAAATTTAAGGATATTGCCAtgctatattatatatatgtatgtattatatatgtatgtatatatatgattatatatatgattatatttatttaactaATTGGGGAAATATAAAGCTTGCGCATATTAAACATTTAAggaacaaattaaaaaaatataaaaaaataacgaagcaaatatttatttacaaaaatataattacataaaatttgtattatattcctaaaaataattaacaaTTCCATAAAAAGGTAAAAAtgcatttttaaaaaataaaaaatatagaaaataaagggtttatatttatattaaaaatacgaaaaaaaaaagaaaatataaaatcaaaaGAAAGCACAAACAAAAGAAAGCGCGAATCAAAAGAAAGCGCGAATCAAAAAAAAGcacaaacaaaataaaacaaaataaaatttctcTTCCCCAACCATTCTAACtgcatacatatttttttattctatcCTTTTATACgatttttagaaaaattgtaaaaaataaataaacaaaatggcAACAAGATTTAagaaaaatagaaaaaagaGAGGTCATGTATCAGCCGGTCATGGTCGTATTGGAAAACACAGAAAACATCCAGGAGGAAGAGGAAAAGCTGGTGGTATGCATCATATGCGaataaattttgataaatatcATCCAGGATATTTTGGAAAGGTAATTAAAACTATTTTACTTGAACGTGTAGCTTTTGGGGAGGCTTAGCTAGCCAACTCGGGCCGTTGCACATGCACATGCATATGCATACTACATGCTACATACTACATACATGCTACATACTACATActacatacatatacatgcatacacaTGGGCGTGttgattttttaacaatttcgTAGGTCGGTATGAgacatttaaatttattaaaaaaccGAAAATATTGCCGAACCATAAATATTGATAAATTATGGGGTTTATTGccagaagaaaaaaaacaagaattcgctaaaaatgaaaatatagcTCCAGTTATAGATGTAACAAGAGTTGGATATTTCAAAGTTTTAGGAAATGGAAATTTAGAACATAATCAACCGATTGTTGTAAAAGCTAGATATTTTTCTTCCATtgctgaaaaaaaaattaaagccGTAGGAGGGCAATGTATATTAGTAGCTTAagatgtttttttatatatacatatagataattataaattttagaaacagtatattttaaatagaACTCGTTTTTTTATGAAACAATAATAAGAATACtgatttaatttgttttattcagttttatatttaaaaataaataaataaaattatacaagcatgcatttatatataccatTTTTACCTGTACAATAACTTTATAATATAACTatgttcttttttttaataatatatgtatgtatgcatgtatacaAACATGGGTACGTATATATATTGAAGAGGATATGAAgtgtttaatatttaaaaaaaaaaaaaattaaatcatAGAAATGTATAGATAtaaatgtatacatatatatgctaGTGTATATAAATTGAATAACTATTGTTAATTTATTAGTTATCATTTTATGATTTTTGGAGATGGTTATTTTCTAAATCTACTTCTTCATATTGTATTTGGCTCAATTCCCAAGGTTTAAAAAAAGTTGAAAGTGATAAAAGGCTCCATTTTTTtggtataaaatataaagaaacggttaataaatttaatgttaaGGTTAAATATGTTAGGATCTCTCGTTTGTATAATTCactgtaaaaaaaatataattttgtttctttttttaaaaaagtgTTACACCATTTAGTTCGAACCATACccataatatgtatatgtatagtgCATATGTACATGTGCATATTTATTcgtgaatttttttttttttttttatttttacccGATAAATCCTAggttttttaaatataagtCAAATAATATCAACGCGTGAGTGTGGGTAAAATACGTACGAAACAGCTTCTAAAATGGGAAGGGTGTGGATGCAAAATTGTAGATGCAAAAACTGAGTGCAAAATGTAGTGCAAATTAtgtagttattttttttttttttttgttttttgtcTTACTGCGGAAAATACGACTGCCCCACTTGAAAGCACCATAAAAAGACAAACGTGCAAAAGTAagaaatttatatatgtattttttttttcgagcATGAAAGCAAGGCCAAGTTTGAGCTGCAAAATGGAGAAAATGGAGAAAATGCAGAAAATTGTAGAAAATGTAGGCAGATGCAGGCAAATGAGGCAGATGCGGGCAAGCGAGCGAGTAAGAGAGCTTTCAATTTATTTGGCAAACCTTTGtgctaaaatatatatatccggATAAAGCACATATAAGTAAATATGACACAATTAGTGTGTATACAATTATCGAACAAACGatataatcattaataaTAAGATACTGTAAAagggaatatatatatagaacgAAATCGTATGGatggttttattttttatgtacaaGGAGGAAATAAACAAATCAAACAAATCAAATAGATCAAATCAAATcgaatcaaataaaatagatcaaataaaatagatgGAAAAACTATTCGAAGTAACCTGAAGCAAGGAATCCCAAAAAACGTATATAGAGAAAAGAAAGTTATGTTCAATTATggcattaaaaatattgtaaaaaattaaatgtacAATTATAGatattgttaataataaaaaaatgagacCAAATAAAAGATATCCAAAAGCATATATTTGATTATTAGGATTGTTATATGaatctaatatattttgataatctTTTTCAAGTCTATGTACTATATAattaagtatttttttttgtcttatatattttatatgataataaaaagatttaaaaaaattcattttttttatttgtattttatttttttcaagaaTTTCTGTaatttgtattaattttttggcttttatatttattattgttaattcATCTTTTAATTggttgttttttatttttctttttttatttttatataaatatattaaattaaatggAAATGTAAACATTCCAATTCCAagataaaaagaaaaaagaataaaaccaaataaaaatgtaaataatattatatgatcattaacatttaaatttatattcattttt belongs to Plasmodium yoelii strain 17X genome assembly, chromosome: 11 and includes:
- a CDS encoding LMBR1 domain-containing protein, putative; translated protein: MDEYILLIFFIGCLILAGITGFRLLIICGHKNDNKIFVHKIMNFIIIIGYMICWILVLLFPIDIYFKLSTNVKKYLNIFIVYRILYLICLSYIFILTPILIIIYLNVNNNFQICDQNNLINIENEEMFKKKTIEENYKMKENCKMKENCKPIIKKWCKIFFIKIVPITFFFICLGFFLFFLTYLPFKKIKIKLNANDCKLWYQYILDTNKKYFLKYNIKKIEECQNIPTDMNIKMNINLNVNDHIILFTFLFGFILFSFYLGIGMFTFPFNLIYLYKNKKRKIKNNQLKDELTIINIKAKKLIQITEILEKNKIQIKKMNFFKSFYYHIKYIRQKKILNYIVHRLEKDYQNILDSYNNPNNQIYAFGYLLFGLIFLLLTISIIVHLIFYNIFNAIIEHNFLFSIYVFWDSLLQYLIINDYIVCSIIVYTLIVSYLLICALSGYIYFSTKLKLGLAFMLEKKNTYINFLLLHVCLFMVLSSGAVVFSAKLFRTYFTHTHALILFDLYLKNLGFIGELYKREILTYLTLTLNLLTVSLYFIPKKWSLLSLSTFFKPWELSQIQYEEVDLENNHLQKS
- a CDS encoding ribosomal protein L27a, putative is translated as MATRFKKNRKKRGHVSAGHGRIGKHRKHPGGRGKAGGMHHMRINFDKYHPGYFGKVGMRHLNLLKNRKYCRTINIDKLWGLLPEEKKQEFAKNENIAPVIDVTRVGYFKVLGNGNLEHNQPIVVKARYFSSIAEKKIKAVGGQCILVA